The following are encoded in a window of Rosa chinensis cultivar Old Blush chromosome 4, RchiOBHm-V2, whole genome shotgun sequence genomic DNA:
- the LOC112200108 gene encoding uncharacterized protein LOC112200108, with protein sequence MGTEILRPQDCLVERIRVSPVKSNYYGNPIPIHVASNVRSRKPAVRAEQRRPEPAAAVSRRSGRSSSDDLKAEKVTILRRGEPLSRLKKAASDGRLESLGPGPTVVPKEVNIVDLRAPATDMYAGSAFSMSPEPSSLPLPSFSRKKKQASRSFDDSATRDLRRLLRLE encoded by the coding sequence ATGGGGACTGAGATCTTGAGGCCACAGGATTGTCTGGTCGAGAGGATCCGAGTCTCTCCGGTGAAGAGTAATTACTATGGAAATCCCATTCCCATTCATGTGGCTAGCAACGTTAGATCTAGAAAGCCGGCGGTGAGGGCGGAGCAGAGGAGGCCGGAGCCGGCGGCGGCTGTCTCGAGGAGGTCCGGCCGGTCCAGCTCCGATGATTTGAAGGCGGAGAAGGTGACGATTTTGAGGCGGGGAGAGCCGCTGAGCAGGTTGAAGAAGGCGGCGAGCGACGGCCGGTTGGAGAGCTTGGGGCCGGGGCCGACGGTGGTGCCGAAGGAGGTGAATATTGTGGATTTGAGGGCTCCGGCGACGGACATGTATGCCGGATCGGCTTTCTCGATGTCGCCGGAGCCGAGCTCGCTCCCGTTGCCGTCGTTCtcgaggaagaagaagcaggCGTCGAGGAGCTTTGACGACTCGGCGACCAGAGACCTGAGGCGTTTGCTTCGGCTCGAATGA
- the LOC112199416 gene encoding uncharacterized protein LOC112199416, translating into MGGDVKKLVNDYGIDFIHSTPYYAQSNGQAKASNKIIITLSKKLLVENPRQWHDTLYETLWAYRTSKWNPTATTPYALMFGHDAVLPLEINVQSLRVQDQQHLIGEDYVQAMWHEDFRGKRLEALDTLVMEKQRIAHAYDKRTRGRSYKEGELVWKAVLPFGEKLTGRGKWTPRWERPFVIHCILERRAFHLKDLDGNLHCNPINGRFLKKYYPSVWEFEDPLAPASPGTGVTSQT; encoded by the coding sequence ATGGGTGGCGATGTCAAGAAGCTTGTCAATGATTATGGCATCGACTTTATCCATAGCACGCCTTATTACGCTCAATCCAATGGTCAAGCGAAGGCCAGTAACAAGATCATCATTACTCTATCGAAAAAACTGCTCGTGGAGAACCCTCGCCAGTGGCATGACACATTGTACGAGACGTTATGGGCTTATCGTACCTCTAAGTGGAACCCTACGGCAACCACCCCTTATGCATTAATGTTTGGCCACGATGCAGTTCTCCCTTTGGAGATCAATGTTCAATCTCTACGCGTCCAGGATCAACAACATTTGATTGGggaagattatgtccaggctaTGTGGCATGAAGACTTTAGGGGGAAGCGCTTAGAGGCTTTGGACACCTTGGTCATGGAAAAGCAGCGGATCGCTCACGCCTACGATAAGAGGACGCGTGGTCGCAGTTACAAGGAGGGTGAATTAGTTTGGAAAGCCGTCCTTCCATTTGGCGAAAAGTTGACTGGCCGCGGTAAATGGACTCCTCGCTGGGAAAGACCTTTTGTTATTCACTGCATTCTAGAGCGCagggcttttcacctcaaagatttAGACGGCAACCTCCACTGCAACCCCATTAACGGCAGGTTCCTCAAGAAGTATTACCCCAGTGTTTGGGAATTTGAAGACCCACTGGCTCCAGCAAGTCCTGGGACAGGTGTAACGTCccaaacctaa